GAAGAAGCTCTTGAGCTTCTGCACGCGGATCTGCTGCAGCGCGAGCCGGACGGCTTCGAGCAGGGGCATTGGGGGGTGGGGCAGGGAGGAGCCGTGTACTGCGGGGGTACTTCAGGGTGCTGCGTGCTGCGTGTGACGTGCTGCGTGAGAGGCGTCTCGAAGTCGTTCACGCAGCACGCAGCACGCAGCACGCAGCGTCATTCGTATCTCAGCGCATCCACCGGATCCAGCCGCGCCGCGCGGATGGCGGGCAGCATGCCGAACGCGATGCCGGTGAAGGCGCTGGCGACCAGGGCGGCGACGACTGCGGTGGGCGGGACGGCCGCCTCGATGGGCGTCATGTTGCGCATCACGGCCGCGATGCCGGTGCCGAGCACGAGCCCGATCACGGCGCCGATGCCCGTCAGCGTCGCCGCCTCGACGAGGAACTGCCAGAGGATGATCGCCTTCGTGGCGCCCAGCGCCTTGCGCACGCCGATCTCGCGGGTGCGCTCGGTGACCGAGATCATCATGATCGCCACCACGCCCACGCCGCCGACGATCAGCCCCACCGCGGAGAGGACGATCATCACCAGGAAGAAGGCGCCCACGACCTTGTTGTACATCTCGAGGATCTTCTCGGGCGTCGAGATGTGGAAGTTGTTCGCGTCGCCCGGGCGCAGCCGGCGCTCCGTGCGGAGCAGGCCGAGCACCTCGTCCATCGCCACGTCGCGCGTCACGCCGTCGCGCGGCTTGACGGTCATCTGCATCCAGTTCACGCCGACGTCGAGGCGCCGCTTCGCCGTCTCGAAGGGCATGTAGAGGCGCCCCTTCTCGCCCGAGTCGAACGCCGTCGCGATGGGCTCGAACACGCCGATGACGGTGAACTGCTGGCCGCCGAGCCGGATCTCCTTGCCGATCGCGCCGCCGTCGCCGAACAGCCGCTCGCGCAGCTTGCCGTTGATCAGCACCACGGGCGCGGCGGCGTCGTTCTCCGCGGCGGTGAAGTCGCGACCGTCCACCAGCGCGCCGCCCTCCACCTCCAGCCACCCCGGCGTGTAGGCGTTCAGCCCCACGCTCGGCAGGTCGCGGTCGGCGTACTTCACCGGCGTCGACGATCCGATCTGCGACACCACCAGCTTCACGCTCGACAGCCCCTCGATCCCGCGCGCCTGGTCGATGGTGAGCGGCGGGAAGCGGCGCCACGGGCACGAGTCGGCGGAGCCGTTGCAGCTCACCAGCTCCCCCGGCCACTTGGTGACGAAGAAGGTCGTCGGGCCGGCGGCGGCGATCGCCTTGGAGACGCCGCTGTTGATGCCGTGCACCGCGGCCGACATGATCGTGACGACGAACACGCCGACGGCGATGCCGAGGATCGTCAGCCCCGCGCGCACCTTGTTGGCGCGGATCGCGTCGACGGCGATGACGACGCCCTCCAGCAGGGCGAGCAGACGGTCGAGGATGCGCATCGCTCCGGTCACTCCTGGCGCAGCGCCATGATCGGGTCCAGGCGCGCGGCGCGGCTGGCCGGGTATACGCCCGCGAGCACGCCGACGCCGGCGCCGAGGCCCACCGAGACCCATACCGACCACATCGCGATCCCCGTCGGCAGCGGCGTCGTCATCGCGACCAGCCGCGCCAGCCCGATGCCGAGCGCCACGCCCAGCGCGGCGCCGAGCACCGAGAGCGTCGTCGATTCCGCGAGGAACTGGGCGAGGATGTCGCGGCGTCGGGCGCCGAGCGACTTGCGCACGCCGATCTCGCGCGTGCGCTCCGCGACCGCGACCAGCATGATGTTCATGATCACGATCGCGCCCACCACGAGCCCGATCGCCGGCAGCACGATGCCCGCGAGCACGAGGTACTTCTTGATCGACATCCACTGCGTGAGCGCGCTCTGCGAGCTCTCCAGCGCGAAGTCGTCCTTCGCGCCCGGGCGCAGCTTGTGGCGGCGCCGCATCGTCTCGCGCACGATCTCCTGCAGCACCGCCTGCTCGGCGGCGTTCTGGCCCTGCACGACCACGCCGTAGAGGTTCACGCGCGCGTGCGTGATGCGGCGCATGGGCGAGAGGAACGGGCCGAACACCTGGCGGTCGAGGTTCAGCCCGAAGACGGAGCCCTGCTTCTCCAGGATGCCGATCACCTGGAACGGCACGCGCTCGATCAGCAGCTCGCGGCCGATCGGGTCGAGGCCCGGGAAGTACTCGGCCGCGACGCTCTCGCCGATGATCACGACCGGCGCGCCGATCGCGGCTTCCTGCTCGTTGAAGATGCGGCCGCGCGAGACGACC
This region of Roseisolibacter agri genomic DNA includes:
- a CDS encoding ABC transporter permease; this encodes MPVLEAIRLALTQLRVQKLKSFFTLLGVTIGVMFLIAVVSVVNGMAQYVEQDFAGKFLGVNTFSLRKTPDINMGEMTEAQWRALQRRPPITVEDAYAVRDALPAGARWAIQDLRWVNPTTRYVAGGPQVVAQAVTTDLFRIKDLVVSRGRIFNEQEAAIGAPVVIIGESVAAEYFPGLDPIGRELLIERVPFQVIGILEKQGSVFGLNLDRQVFGPFLSPMRRITHARVNLYGVVVQGQNAAEQAVLQEIVRETMRRRHKLRPGAKDDFALESSQSALTQWMSIKKYLVLAGIVLPAIGLVVGAIVIMNIMLVAVAERTREIGVRKSLGARRRDILAQFLAESTTLSVLGAALGVALGIGLARLVAMTTPLPTGIAMWSVWVSVGLGAGVGVLAGVYPASRAARLDPIMALRQE
- a CDS encoding ABC transporter permease, whose product is MRILDRLLALLEGVVIAVDAIRANKVRAGLTILGIAVGVFVVTIMSAAVHGINSGVSKAIAAAGPTTFFVTKWPGELVSCNGSADSCPWRRFPPLTIDQARGIEGLSSVKLVVSQIGSSTPVKYADRDLPSVGLNAYTPGWLEVEGGALVDGRDFTAAENDAAAPVVLINGKLRERLFGDGGAIGKEIRLGGQQFTVIGVFEPIATAFDSGEKGRLYMPFETAKRRLDVGVNWMQMTVKPRDGVTRDVAMDEVLGLLRTERRLRPGDANNFHISTPEKILEMYNKVVGAFFLVMIVLSAVGLIVGGVGVVAIMMISVTERTREIGVRKALGATKAIILWQFLVEAATLTGIGAVIGLVLGTGIAAVMRNMTPIEAAVPPTAVVAALVASAFTGIAFGMLPAIRAARLDPVDALRYE